Genomic window (bacterium):
TAATATTGTTCTCCGGAAAGATTTGGAATGCAGCCCGTGCGGCAGGGCAAAATGCGAAGATCATAAATGCATGAATTTAATATCAGCGGATGAGGTTTTTGAAGCTGTGAAAAACCTTGTGGAAGAAGTTTATGGAGCTAAAAAGTATAAAAAAGATTCTTGTAATTAACCTTGGGGGCATTGGTGATGTGCTTTTATCGCTTCCGGCTTTAAAGGCGTTAAGAAAATTTTATCCCCAGGCGGAAATTTACGGCCTTTTTAATTATAGAAGTTGCGATTTGGTAAAAGGCCTGCCGTATTTTAATAAAATTGTAATTTTTGATATCGAATACGGGGGATTGATATTCTTTAAAAATATTTTTACCAGCTTTAAAATATTGCTGATATTGCGCAGGGAACATTTTGATTTGGCAATAAATATGCGCACGATTGTTTCTGAAAAAAGCGCTGAAAAAATGAAGTTTATATTTAATATAATTAATCCCAAAATTAAAGCAGGCAGGGATACAGATGGAAAAGGCTGTTTTTTTGACATAAAAATCCCGGAAACACTTATTGGCAAAAAATATGAAATGGAATACGATATTGAAACAATAAAAGCTCTCGGGACAGATGTTTCTGATAAAAATATAGACTTTCAGATAGTGGAGGAAACAGCAAATAAAATCAATGAATTGCTAAAAAAAGAAGGGATATTTGCGGAAGATGTGCTTATTGGCATTCACCCCGGAGGTATGCCGACGCGGCGGTGGCCTGTGGAGAATTTTTCTAAAGCAGCAATAGAAATCAATAATATATTTAAATGTAAATTTATAATTACGGGCGGCAAGGATGATTTATATCTGGCTGATGAATTAAAAAAAATGGCCGGCCTTAAAATGATTGATATGACCGGCCGGCTTGACATAAAAGAACTGGGCGCCCTGATTAAACGATGTAATGTATATATTTCCAACGATACAGGACCGATGCACATGGCGGCAGTTTTGAAAACACCGTTAATAGCAATATTCGGACCGGGGGATTTGACCCGGTTTGATCCCCGGAATATTTCCGGGAAGGCAATTGTTTTATACACAAAAAAAGAATGTTCGCCATGTGAAAAAACAACTTGTGATTCGATGGAATGCTTAAAGGAAATTTCGGCGGGAGAAGTTGTTTCTGCGGCAAAATTATTGCTGCATAGTGATCTGTTAAATTAATTTAACAATGTGCTAACGTAAAAAATAGATTCATGAAAATGATGAAAAAAATTTATTACTGGTTTCACGAAAAAATGTCTGACCCCGGGGAGCGCGGCGAATATTCTGCCGGCCGGTGGCAGGATATGGTAAGAAAAGAAGCTCTCAGGTTATGCCGGAATGATAAGGGAAAATTATTGGAAGCAGGTTGCGGAGAGGGATTATTTTTAGTTAAATTGGCGTCCCTGAATAAAAAATTAGACATATATGGAATAGATAACCGTCCGGAAATATTAGAGAAGGCGGAGAAAAAAATTGAAGATAATAATTGCAGGAATATAAAAGTAATCAAGGCTGACGCGGCATCAATGCCTTTTGAAGATTCATATTTTGATACAGTTGTTTG
Coding sequences:
- a CDS encoding glycosyltransferase family 9 protein; the protein is MELKSIKKILVINLGGIGDVLLSLPALKALRKFYPQAEIYGLFNYRSCDLVKGLPYFNKIVIFDIEYGGLIFFKNIFTSFKILLILRREHFDLAINMRTIVSEKSAEKMKFIFNIINPKIKAGRDTDGKGCFFDIKIPETLIGKKYEMEYDIETIKALGTDVSDKNIDFQIVEETANKINELLKKEGIFAEDVLIGIHPGGMPTRRWPVENFSKAAIEINNIFKCKFIITGGKDDLYLADELKKMAGLKMIDMTGRLDIKELGALIKRCNVYISNDTGPMHMAAVLKTPLIAIFGPGDLTRFDPRNISGKAIVLYTKKECSPCEKTTCDSMECLKEISAGEVVSAAKLLLHSDLLN
- a CDS encoding class I SAM-dependent methyltransferase gives rise to the protein MMKKIYYWFHEKMSDPGERGEYSAGRWQDMVRKEALRLCRNDKGKLLEAGCGEGLFLVKLASLNKKLDIYGIDNRPEILEKAEKKIEDNNCRNIKVIKADAASMPFEDSYFDTVVCINVIFNLPSEDLLKKVLKEISRVCKKDAAFILDFRNKKNPFLYLKYKLAPFYDETVKNLPLKTYTLREMSQFAEEAGFTVECKKMIGPKISLLAPIIILNLRKKS